The nucleotide window ATCGACGGTGTCCCGACCATGAAAGATCAGAAAGTGACGGCCTTTCGCGCGAGCCAATAAAGTGATTCCCATTTCCCTTGCCAACGCCAGTCCCATTTGAGTCACCCCCGAGCGTGACAATAAAACCGATATTCCCATTTGTGCCACTTTGATCACCATTTCTGACGTCAACCGGCCTGTGGTATAAAAGATTTTTCCGTTGGGGCTAATTCCTTGCAACCACAGCCGACCCGCCAACGTATCCACCGCATTATGTCGACCCACATCCTCAACAAAGGACACAATATAATCGCCATCGCTCACAGCACAGGCATGAACAGCGCCGGCGTTTTTGTATGTTTCGTTGTGCTGACTTAATGCACGAAGCAAACTATAAACCATGCTCTGCTTTACTGGCGTTACATGTAGTTCTACATCGGCGATTTTCTCCATTAAGTCTCCAAACATAGTCCCTTGGCCACAGCCACTAGTAACGGTCCGTTTTTCCAGCATAGATGCCAAATGAGCAGGCTCTTTACGAGTGACTACCGCCGCAGACTCAACATCCCAATCCACTTGTACAGCGGTTAAATCCTCAACCCGCTCAATAAATCCTTGGTTTTTTAAATAACCCACCACTAACGCTTCAGGGTCAGCCCCCAACGTCATCAACGTAACTATTTCACGTTTATTTAAATAAATGGTTAAAGGTCGTTCACAGGCGATTTGAATCGTCCTTTCACCGCCTAACTCGTCGATGACAGTAGCCTGCTCTGTTAACGACGCCTGCGCGTAACTGCGTATGACTGATTCAAAGGGTTGCTCCATGTCACCTACCTTCTCAATTAATTGGTTTGATCAGAGCAAGTTTCATTCCGGTGTTTATATACCCTACCGTCTACTGTTGATCACAATTAGCAGCGCATCACCGTGACACCTATTAATAGACAAAATGTCCCACCTTCATCCTCAACCGTGTCTTTTTACACCAACCAGCCTCCCTTTTACCCCTAAGAGCACCGTCATTATGTGGCCTACGCTTTGCAATGATCTCCAGTACCTGTGCTTATCGATCCAAGCGATTACGCAACAACCCGAAGGAGAACCTATGTGACTTCAGCTACTACGACTGCTCCGAGCGCTGATGATAAAGATCAACAGCCCCCCACAACAAAATCAGGGACGCGCTGGCCTGTATCCATTCAACTCAACAAAGAGAATGTTCAATCAGGCCGCTGGGACACAATACGTTGGAGCATTGCCGACTTGCTCCCTCGCCCCTTAACCGCTGACGATTATCATATCCTGACCATTGAACTTCACCTTGATCAACGTACCGCTTATCGATTCAACCTTAACTCACAAGCCCCCTGCCTATTCGTTTTATGCCATGAATCAGACGTTGATAACCAGCTTATCCCTGTCCACATCAGCGCCAGCCAAGATGAAGCTTCATCCTACATGGATGGCGAGCACCACGTTTTATCCGCAGAAATGCCGGTAGCTATATGTTGCTGGATCGAAGCCTATCTCAGCCGTGAAGGCGAATTGATTGATAGTGGGCGCAAAAAAAAGAAATCAGGAAAAGGACGCAGCAGTGGAAACTGATACTTCATTTCTTAAAAGATGGTCTCTGCGTAAAACCGAGGCAAACCGAGAGCAAAACGAACAATCAAACGAGACTGAACAACTATTAGACAATCAAGATAGTTCGGAGGTTACTCCACCCCTTCCTGACAAGGCGGCCGAAATATCCGCAGATAGTTTAAGTGATGAGGACATGCCAGCCATCGACTCTCTGGATGAGCATTCAAACTTCCAACAGTTTTTCTCAGAAGGTGTCAGCGAAGCTTTACGACAACAAGCACTAAGGAAGCTATTTAACCTCCCAGAGTTTCACGTGAGAGATGGGCTAAATGACTACGATCAGGACTTTAGCAATATCACCCCATTAGCTGAAGCTGCCGCTGGACAAATCAGACAATGGATTCATCAACAAAAAGATGACTTCACTGCGGCTTTGCAAGACGACAGCAATGATGAAGAAAGCACCGAGCCTATTCACTCTTCTCATGCTTCATCAACAGAAAGCGACCAAGTGACCCATACACCCACCCAAGACAAGACAGAATGATACAACACAGCGAAAAAACCAGAATTTCACTCAGATAATGACCGCATATATTGGACCCTAGCGACCTAATCAGTGGTTCATCAATTGCATCGAGTAATTTAAAAACGGTTCAGATATACAACAATGACAAGCGCACGGCCTACAGCGAGCACTGAGGTACGTGGATAAAAGCCATTAGCCTGACCACCGAGGGCTTTATGACAACAATAATAAACATGCCAAACCTCAGTAATGAAAGAGCAAAACAGGAGGTCATAACGCGACTATCGCCGCCTCATAACCTACTTGCGAGTACCATTGCTTACAGCACGCAAGGCCACCTGTTGATAATGGGATCCGAAAAAGCAATTCGGATTGCGGCACTACAACTGTCTTCTATGCAAAGTACTACACTATTGGTTACTGAAGCGGCTCAAATCGATATCGACACCGCTGACGAATCAGAGGCGATAGAATCACTGATAGCAAGCACCAAAAACGACACCGTCTTCTATAACAAGCTGCTGTCGGTCACAGGCTATCTTGGCCAATTTGACGTTGACGTCAGCATAACGGCACAAGAAGAGACATCTATTAGCCGCATTCCATTGGCTAAGTTAGCATTGGGGCTTCCACACTTTGACCTGATCTTAGACCTGAATGCATCCCCTATTCTGACAACAAACCTACTGCCGCCTGGCTATTTTCACGCAAATAATACAACAACGTTAGCCTCTCTCTACGAACAACTCCCTCAATACATTGGCGACTTTGAAAAGCCTAAGTATTTCCAAATCAACAACGACATGTGCGCACACAGCGCACGGGGGCAAACAGGCTGTACACGCTGTTTAGACGTATGCCCAGCAGATGCTATTACATCAATTCAGAACATTGTCTCAATCGACCCTCATTTGTGTCATGGCGCTGGCGGCTGCTCAAGCGCCTGCCCCACAGGAGCCATTACTTATACCCAGCCCCCAAGGGGACAGCTGCTCGATTATATTCAAAGACTCATCACACTTTACTCTGCCGAGGGGGGTGAAGACTTTTGTCTGCTGTTTCATGATCATGATAAAGGTCGAGAGTTAACACTAAAGCACGCTTCATCCATCAAAGGGCATATCATCCCTATCGAAGTCGAAGAACTGGCCTCCGTTAGTTTGGAAGTATGGCTAGCATCGTATGCCATGGGAGTGAATACACTCTATTTACTGAACACCGACGCTATTCCAAGCAGCATGCAAAATCTTGTTGAAGAACAGATATCCTTAGCCCATCGCATAATGACAGGACTAGCAATACACCCTAATCGGCTGCAATTAGTTGACGACATCACATTGCTTGAAAACCGGTTACCGTTACAGCCTTCATTGCCATCTATGGCTCCGGCCCCGTCATTCACAACTGACAAACGTGAAACTTTATTTAATGCGATCGCCCACTTAGCTGATGCGGCCTCAACAACAGAGCCCCAACAGTGTTTAAACCCTGTCATACCGCTACCTCATGGGGCTCCATTTGGAAAAGTCACAATTCAAGAGCAAGAGTGCACCTTGTGCCTTTCCTGTGTTGCCGTTTGTCCTACATCCGCGCTAACAGCAGGTAAAGATAGCCCCGCCTTGTACTTTACCGAGCAAAACTGCGTCCAATGTGGATTATGTGAGCGCAGTTGCCCGGAAAAAGTGATTACGCTAACCCCGCAACTGCGATTACACGCTACCGACCAGCCTCAAGAACTAATAGCCGAAGAGGCTTTTCAGTGCATCAGCTGCGCGACGCCTTTTGCACCTAAGCGTACAGTAGAAAAAATGATCAAATCGCTCAGTGAGCATAAGCAATTTCAGGGTAGTGCGATCAACCGACTCAAAATGTGTGCTGATTGTCGCGTTCGCGACATATATAACGATTTAACACTACACCCAGAAAAGCAATTAGAGCTATGAGGACTGATGAGTGAACATGATTCCAATCCATACTCACACCACAACCGAATACGATCAATTGCGCGGCGATATCTATGCACTTCTCGCTTCTCTTTTGAGGAGCGCGCCTACGCAAGACGCATTGGCATGGTTGCAAGCTCTACAACCGGATGGCGATGATAACCCAGACATGCTCAAAGCTTGGTCAGCACTAGCCCTAACAGCTCAGCATAGTAAAACCGAAGCGGTTGCCCAAGAGTATCAAGACCTATTCATTGGCGTAGGCCGTGGAGAGCTTATGCCCTTTGGGTGCTGGTATCTAACGGGCTCATTAATGGAGCGCCCTCTCGTAACCTTACGCGAGGACCTCAAACACTTAGGGTATGAACGGCAAAAAGAGGTATATGAACCGGAAGATCATATTGCCGTTTTGTGTGAAGTCCTCAGCTTAATGGTTTCCCAAGACCACAGCTATAGCCATCAATATAGGTTTTTACAGCGCCACTTGTTTCCTTGGGCTTTTGCATTTTTTACCGATTTACAAACAGCCAATAATGCCTATTTTTATGCTCCCGTTGGCCTACTAGCGCACACTTTTTTCCAACAAGAAAAAACATACTTTCAGCAGCTATCGCCTGCACAACTCAATACCGACAATAAAAATGACCGGAGGGAACTCGCATGAGTAGCCAAGAAAAACCGGATGCGGGGCGTCGTCGCTTTTTAAAAGCGGCTGGACTGGCATCAACTGCGGCTAGCACAGCCCTAATAATTGATAACACTTCTGCGAATCAGACAGATGAAACAGACGAAGCGAAAGAACCGTTATCACCCAAGGGCTATCAAGAAACCGAACATGTTCGCCGCTTTCTCAAGACGCTTCGTAATTAACAAGCAGGAGCCACCATTATGCGCCTAACCAAACGCGACCAAGACACATCGACAGCCCAATCCGGCTTAGGTTTATCCCGCCGCCATTTTTTACGCAACACAAGTTTAGCCACAGGCGGTGTAGCAGCCGCTAGCTTTTTAGCGCCTGGCATGATTCAGCAAGCGGAAGCTTCAAAATCTGCGGTCCATAGCTCACCTGTGGATGTAAAACGTACGATATGCTCGCACTGTTCGGTCGGTTGTGGTGTTTATGCAGAAGTCCAAAACGGCGTTTGGACAGGACAAGAACCTGCCTTCGACCACCCTTTTAACCTTGGAGGGCATTGCGCAAAAGGTGCGGCGCTGAGAGAGCACGGTCATGGCGAACGGCGTTTAAAATACCCAATGAAGCTGGTTGATGGCAAATGGCAAAAAGTCACTTGGGAACAAGCCATTGACGAAATTGGCGATAAAATGCAGGCCATACGCGAAGAGTCAGGACCTGACTCAGTCTATTGGTTAGGTTCTGCAAAATTTAACAACGAACAAGCCTACCTTTTCCGTAAGTTTGCAGCGCTGTGGGGCACTAACAATGTCGACCACCAAGCACGGATATGTCACTCAACGACCGTTGCTGGTGTTGCTAATACATGGGGCTATGGCGCCATGACAAACTCCTTTAATGATATTCATAATTGCAAATCGATTATCCTCATTGGAGCTAACCCCGCTGAAGCCCATCCGGTTTCTTTGCAACATATCTTTCGTGCTAAAGAACGCAACAAAGCGCATATCATCTGCGTAGACCCGCGTTTTACTCGCACCGCCGCTCATGCAAATGAATACATACGCATACGCCCCGGTAGTGATGTCGCCTTTATTTGGGGCCTTCTGTGGCACATTTTTGAAAACGGCTGGGAAGATAAACAGTTCATAGCCCAACGCGTATACGGCATGGACAAAATACGCACGGAGGTCGCTAATTGGACACCGGCTGAAGTTGAAAGCGTAACCGGTGTACCAGAAGAACAAATGCGCCAAGCCGCAAAATCTCTGGCCGACAATCGACCGGGAACCGTCATCTGGTGTATGGGTGGAACACAACACACCACAGGCAATAACAACACACGTGCTTACTGTATTTTAATGCTCGCACTTGGAAACATGGGTAAAGCTGGCGGCGGCACCAACATCTTCCGTGGCCATGACAATGTCCAAGGAGCAACAGACCTAGGCGTTTTATCCCATACCTTGCCTGGCTACTATGGGCTAACAGACGGCGCCTGGAAGCACTGGTCAAAAGTCTGGGACCTTGACTTTGAGTGGGTAAAAAGTCGCTTTGATCAAAGCGTTTATCGAACGCTAAAGCCAATGAACAATTCCGGGATTCCCGTTTCCCGCTGGATTGATGGTGTGCTCGAGGACAAGAAGAATATCGATCAGAATGACAATCTTCGCGCGATGGTTTATTGGGGACACGCTGTCAACTCGCAAACTCGTGGCGTCGAAATGAAAACCGCCATGGAAAAGCTGGAGCTGATGGTCATCGTCGACCCTTATCCAACTCATGCCGCCGTCATGCATGATAAAAAGGATGGGGTTTACCTACTCCCAGCAACAACACAATTTGAAACCTACGGCTCAGTAACCGCATCGAATCGCTCCATACAATGGCGAGATAAAGTGATTGAACCTCTCTTTGAGTCTAAGCCTGACCACATCATCATGCATAAATTTGCAGTGAAACTGGGTTTCGATAAGCAACTATTCAAAAATATCTCCATCAGCAATGAAGAACCTTTGATTGAGGATATTACGCGTGAATTTAACCGAGGAATGTGGACCGTAGGCTATACCGGCCAAAGCCCAGAACGCATAAAAGAACACCAACAAAATTGGCACACTTTCAATGAAACCAGTCTAAAAGGAGAAGGTGGCCCTGCCGACGGTGAGTATTACGGAATGCCGTGGCCTTGCTGGGGTACACCAGAGATGAGACACCCTGGTACCCCTATCCTCTACGATACCAGTAAAAGTGTTGCAGAAGGCGGCTTACCTTTCCGCGCTCGCTACGGTGTAGAGCACGAAGGGACTAACATTTTAGCTGAAGGCTCCT belongs to Neptunomonas phycophila and includes:
- the fdhD gene encoding formate dehydrogenase accessory sulfurtransferase FdhD, with translation MEQPFESVIRSYAQASLTEQATVIDELGGERTIQIACERPLTIYLNKREIVTLMTLGADPEALVVGYLKNQGFIERVEDLTAVQVDWDVESAAVVTRKEPAHLASMLEKRTVTSGCGQGTMFGDLMEKIADVELHVTPVKQSMVYSLLRALSQHNETYKNAGAVHACAVSDGDYIVSFVEDVGRHNAVDTLAGRLWLQGISPNGKIFYTTGRLTSEMVIKVAQMGISVLLSRSGVTQMGLALAREMGITLLARAKGRHFLIFHGRDTVDLDCLQEGKGVQGE
- a CDS encoding TorD/DmsD family molecular chaperone, which codes for MIPIHTHTTTEYDQLRGDIYALLASLLRSAPTQDALAWLQALQPDGDDNPDMLKAWSALALTAQHSKTEAVAQEYQDLFIGVGRGELMPFGCWYLTGSLMERPLVTLREDLKHLGYERQKEVYEPEDHIAVLCEVLSLMVSQDHSYSHQYRFLQRHLFPWAFAFFTDLQTANNAYFYAPVGLLAHTFFQQEKTYFQQLSPAQLNTDNKNDRRELA
- a CDS encoding DUF3306 domain-containing protein; its protein translation is METDTSFLKRWSLRKTEANREQNEQSNETEQLLDNQDSSEVTPPLPDKAAEISADSLSDEDMPAIDSLDEHSNFQQFFSEGVSEALRQQALRKLFNLPEFHVRDGLNDYDQDFSNITPLAEAAAGQIRQWIHQQKDDFTAALQDDSNDEESTEPIHSSHASSTESDQVTHTPTQDKTE
- a CDS encoding twin-arginine translocation signal domain-containing protein, which encodes MSSQEKPDAGRRRFLKAAGLASTAASTALIIDNTSANQTDETDEAKEPLSPKGYQETEHVRRFLKTLRN
- a CDS encoding DUF3305 domain-containing protein, whose product is MTSATTTAPSADDKDQQPPTTKSGTRWPVSIQLNKENVQSGRWDTIRWSIADLLPRPLTADDYHILTIELHLDQRTAYRFNLNSQAPCLFVLCHESDVDNQLIPVHISASQDEASSYMDGEHHVLSAEMPVAICCWIEAYLSREGELIDSGRKKKKSGKGRSSGN
- a CDS encoding formate dehydrogenase subunit alpha, which codes for MRLTKRDQDTSTAQSGLGLSRRHFLRNTSLATGGVAAASFLAPGMIQQAEASKSAVHSSPVDVKRTICSHCSVGCGVYAEVQNGVWTGQEPAFDHPFNLGGHCAKGAALREHGHGERRLKYPMKLVDGKWQKVTWEQAIDEIGDKMQAIREESGPDSVYWLGSAKFNNEQAYLFRKFAALWGTNNVDHQARICHSTTVAGVANTWGYGAMTNSFNDIHNCKSIILIGANPAEAHPVSLQHIFRAKERNKAHIICVDPRFTRTAAHANEYIRIRPGSDVAFIWGLLWHIFENGWEDKQFIAQRVYGMDKIRTEVANWTPAEVESVTGVPEEQMRQAAKSLADNRPGTVIWCMGGTQHTTGNNNTRAYCILMLALGNMGKAGGGTNIFRGHDNVQGATDLGVLSHTLPGYYGLTDGAWKHWSKVWDLDFEWVKSRFDQSVYRTLKPMNNSGIPVSRWIDGVLEDKKNIDQNDNLRAMVYWGHAVNSQTRGVEMKTAMEKLELMVIVDPYPTHAAVMHDKKDGVYLLPATTQFETYGSVTASNRSIQWRDKVIEPLFESKPDHIIMHKFAVKLGFDKQLFKNISISNEEPLIEDITREFNRGMWTVGYTGQSPERIKEHQQNWHTFNETSLKGEGGPADGEYYGMPWPCWGTPEMRHPGTPILYDTSKSVAEGGLPFRARYGVEHEGTNILAEGSFTKGSEIKDGYPEFSAELLKKLGWWSDLTQEEQLAADGKNWKTDMSGGIQRVAIKHGCAPFGNAKARAIVWTFPDQVPLHREPLYSNRRDLVSKYPTFDDAESIYRLPTLYKSIQAKDVSTDFPIILTSGRLVEYEGGGEETRSNPWLAELQQEMFVEVNPSDANTLGFKNGDDVWLIGPEGGRIKIKALITPRVDKGVAFLPFHFGGQFQGKDLTSKYPEGSAPYVTGEAANTAMTYGYDPVTVMQETKVSLCRIEKATA
- a CDS encoding 4Fe-4S binding protein, producing MTTIINMPNLSNERAKQEVITRLSPPHNLLASTIAYSTQGHLLIMGSEKAIRIAALQLSSMQSTTLLVTEAAQIDIDTADESEAIESLIASTKNDTVFYNKLLSVTGYLGQFDVDVSITAQEETSISRIPLAKLALGLPHFDLILDLNASPILTTNLLPPGYFHANNTTTLASLYEQLPQYIGDFEKPKYFQINNDMCAHSARGQTGCTRCLDVCPADAITSIQNIVSIDPHLCHGAGGCSSACPTGAITYTQPPRGQLLDYIQRLITLYSAEGGEDFCLLFHDHDKGRELTLKHASSIKGHIIPIEVEELASVSLEVWLASYAMGVNTLYLLNTDAIPSSMQNLVEEQISLAHRIMTGLAIHPNRLQLVDDITLLENRLPLQPSLPSMAPAPSFTTDKRETLFNAIAHLADAASTTEPQQCLNPVIPLPHGAPFGKVTIQEQECTLCLSCVAVCPTSALTAGKDSPALYFTEQNCVQCGLCERSCPEKVITLTPQLRLHATDQPQELIAEEAFQCISCATPFAPKRTVEKMIKSLSEHKQFQGSAINRLKMCADCRVRDIYNDLTLHPEKQLEL